Genomic window (Notolabrus celidotus isolate fNotCel1 chromosome 15, fNotCel1.pri, whole genome shotgun sequence):
TGTTATAAGACCCAGGTAAGctatattcattcataaaaaaagtcaaataagatGCACAAACTCTCCACAAAGAAAAAATAGGAATCTGTGAAAGAGCATACATTTATGACCGGAAAGTAcacaaaagacacatttatgCAGGTTTATGAGATTTGCCGCAATGTGATTACAATCTTCCACCCATTAGGAATGaacttaaatcaaatcaaatcaaatcaaatcagtttttcttttattggcaTGGATGGTTTTCTAATGgaagatttattttgaaaaatcagtTCTGCACAACGAGGAAGTCACTTTTAAGACAAGAGGATTGACACCAATCATgtctgcctttttaaaaatagagcTCCAGTCTATTAGCTTAGCTTTGCACTACAGGGGGAGATGATTAGCCTTGCTTTGCCCAGGCGTATCCACTAGCTAGCACTTCAAAAAATCACTACTTAACATCTCTTTTTCAAATGTAGAAAGAATAAAAGTGTAAGGAGGACACACTGCTATGTGGAAGCAGTGGGGTTGTATCTATGCaggattgttttttgttttagagcACTATGTTCTAACCTAAGGATGATGTAACAACCCAAGAGAGGTAGCCACATATAACCACTGTGTTAATCTGATGTGTCCTCTTCTCTAACTCATGGAAGTTAAGCTAATGCACCTTTTCCCTGAACATGTTACTCAGGGTTTCCTGCTAAAATCTCTTTGTTCTTCGAACAGGACATGACTAATGGCTGCACACCAATGGATGGCTGGAAATACTCACAAGCTCACAATGCAGTCTTGGGGCCCTTTGGTGAGCTCCTAACAGAGGATGACCTGGTGTACCTGCAGCAGCAGATTGagactgtttctctgcagaaacgTTGCCAGGCCTACGAGCTGGAGTTGACCAGGCTGACTGAGGAGCTGAGGTCCATCTTACCTGATTCAATTCTGAACATCTCCCTGAATAAAGAGGTTCTACATCAGATGGATGCTGGTAAAATGCAGCTGACTTTACCAGTATGGTGTAGCCGCGTTTCTGAGATTGTCAAGAATATGTCACTGCTGGTGGCGAATCTGACTCAAACTACAGAAAAAGGGGGTGAGAAGACGATAGTTGGGGGTAtaatggaggagatgaagggtTTGCAGGGGGTTAGAGAAAGTTTAGGTTTTCATTTAGGGCAAGGGTTGGTGACGGAGACAGATGAAGCACATGGTGATACTTCAAGTGCGTGTAAAATTCCTCATATAGGGATGGCGTCAGCTTTTAGCCATCGACTTGAGACAAACAGCTACAGCAGAGCACGCCGAGAAAAGGTGGAGAGGGAGATACAACAGTCTGGGGTGTCAGTCAGAAACCTCAGATCTAATTTTGAAGGTCAGATTGGTAGTATCTATCCCTTCGCTGGGGTTGTGAAAGGAGGTCAAGTAGGGTTTGGAGAGAACAACCAGAATGCTAACACAAGCCTCAACTGTGAGGTCATCCAACAtgatcccccccaaaaaatcaaaCCTGTGATGGAGACTACCAGCCTACGGAAAGAACGGATCGTAGTGCTGTTCTTGAGCCACTGGAAGAAATCTGCATATGCTATTTCAGTAAGATTAGCGAGACAGGGACAGGATGCAGCAGCTAGTAGGATAACTGATGCTTCTCCCCCGAAGAAAATCACCTCCATGTTTAAGTTCTGCCAACAAAGAGAAGCAGTGGACAAGATACTCAGCTCTTGGAGGAGTAAACTAGAACTCAAAGATGCACACGAGCCTGTTTTTTCTTCCAACTCCACACAAAATACACCTCTTCAAGTCATCTACTCCCCAGAACAATTCCTGCCAGATGTTGAAGGGGTAGCAGTGACCCATGATAGTCTGACCCTTGACCTCTTCATGCTGGGATACTTCCACATCTTAGAGCAAGAGCTGTccccagaggagaggaaaatgaGGCACCTCCTCTGCTTTGAAGTCTTTGACCATGTCGGCAGTTTTCCTTGGGAGATGGTGAGGGACTTCCATAAGGCTTTTCTCCAGGAGATCCAGTCTGGGAAGCGACAATGGAAAGACGGCTTCGAGGATATCAAAGTTCGCTTCTTTGGGGACACAAAACCATGTCGCTGTCCACCATTACCAACATCTTCGTCACCATCAAATTCCAGACTTGTACCCAAAGTTATTGTTCAAACTGCTACTCCAGATGAGAGTGGCAGTGACACAGACTTCTCCTATTTCAACAATGAAGACATTTGTAAATACATCGACCGCAGCTTTGCTTTCTGGAAGGAGAAAGAGGCAGAGCTATTTGATTTTGAGCATTAGAAGTTTGGTAAAAGTTGACATTTT
Coding sequences:
- the LOC117826659 gene encoding espin-like protein encodes the protein MESSKPVKEVLPLPRHPPSLPVTSSSLTPAASLKGHTTGSIQHVQVASSVVSSFGHLKPPTRDLTIMSHMKSIKSLRQAGITAVFTGQMKLESEELLEEVPIVDVILADIDSLVPTHDEAGRPIAEWKRQVMVRQLQVRLQAEEEQRREDMTNGCTPMDGWKYSQAHNAVLGPFGELLTEDDLVYLQQQIETVSLQKRCQAYELELTRLTEELRSILPDSILNISLNKEVLHQMDAGKMQLTLPVWCSRVSEIVKNMSLLVANLTQTTEKGGEKTIVGGIMEEMKGLQGVRESLGFHLGQGLVTETDEAHGDTSSACKIPHIGMASAFSHRLETNSYSRARREKVEREIQQSGVSVRNLRSNFEGQIGSIYPFAGVVKGGQVGFGENNQNANTSLNCEVIQHDPPQKIKPVMETTSLRKERIVVLFLSHWKKSAYAISVRLARQGQDAAASRITDASPPKKITSMFKFCQQREAVDKILSSWRSKLELKDAHEPVFSSNSTQNTPLQVIYSPEQFLPDVEGVAVTHDSLTLDLFMLGYFHILEQELSPEERKMRHLLCFEVFDHVGSFPWEMVRDFHKAFLQEIQSGKRQWKDGFEDIKVRFFGDTKPCRCPPLPTSSSPSNSRLVPKVIVQTATPDESGSDTDFSYFNNEDICKYIDRSFAFWKEKEAELFDFEH